The genomic interval GCCATTGCCGCCACCGGCTTCGCCCTCGCCGCCTTCGCCATTGCCGCCGCTGCCCGGGTCGAGCTCCTGGCCGCCGACTTCCTGGCCCGTGATCGGGTCGACCTGGCCGACTGGCACCACTACCGGCTGGCTGCCCGCGATCAGGTTGGCCGTGGTACGAGCCAGCACCGGATTGATTTGCAGGTTGCGCAGCAGGCGTTCGAAGATTTGCAACTGAGCAACATCAATGCGGGTGCCGCGCGCCAAATTACGTAGATTGTAACGCGAGGTGGCGTCCGAGATGTTGCCAGAAAGACTAGCATCGAAGGTTTCTCCTTCGACCCGTTCGCGTTCAATGTACTGGTCGAGCCGGGTTTCAGCCAGTGGCGTGGCCCAGACCGCGGTCAAGGCGGTGTAGCGTGGATTGTCGTAAGCATCCTGGCGCAGCACCAGGCTGGCCCAGTCGAGCGCCCCGCGCAGGATCCAGCGCGTCTGCAGGTTCAGGCGCTGGTTTTCCATCGAGCGTACTTCGACCTGCTGCTGCCAGAACAGGCTGGCCACGATCGTGATCGCCAGCGTGGTCAGCAGCAAGGCGGTGATGACGGCGACGCCGCGCTGGCGCCGCTGGGTGGGTGCACGTCGCATCAGATGCTCCCCAACAGGAAGGATTTGGTGAGCGGCTGCGGGTAGCCGCGCGTGGCCAGCACCACCTGCAAGCCGCCGATCGGCTGGGCGATGCCGCCCTGCGCCGCCGCCTCGGCTTGCCGGCGCCAGCCGTTGTTTTGCCAGACCAGCACCCCCATCGATTCGACGTTGCGCTGCAGCGTGACGGCACCGGTGGTGTCGAGGTCGCTGACGGACGCCTGCCACAAGGCATCGAGCTGGAGCAGGTCGCGGGTGGCGATCGATTCTCGCCGCAGCAGGGCGCCGTTCACCAAACGGTAGGCAATCACCTGCAGCCGCGCCGGTTCGTTTTCGTTGAAGACGGTGCGGACCAGGGTCAGGCGGTTGTCCTCGCCGAGCAGGAAGGGCCGGCGCCCGAGCACGCTGGCGCTGGCCGCATGTTCGCAGTCGCTCTGCATCTGGGCAAAGGCCAGCTGCATGCCGCGCGTCATTTCCATTTGATCGGTCAGGGCGGCGCGGGCGCGCACGATGCCGTCCAGGCCGCGCCAGCCGAGCACGGCCACCATCGCCAGGATGCCGATCGCCACCAGCAGCTCGACCAGCGTGAAACCGCGATTCCGTTTCATGGACGCGGCCTCAGGACCAGCTGGACCAGCTTGAGAATGCGCCGGTCGGGACGGTCGAGGTCGAATACGGATACCTCGA from Massilia sp. Se16.2.3 carries:
- the gspK gene encoding type II secretion system minor pseudopilin GspK; its protein translation is MRRAPTQRRQRGVAVITALLLTTLAITIVASLFWQQQVEVRSMENQRLNLQTRWILRGALDWASLVLRQDAYDNPRYTALTAVWATPLAETRLDQYIERERVEGETFDASLSGNISDATSRYNLRNLARGTRIDVAQLQIFERLLRNLQINPVLARTTANLIAGSQPVVVPVGQVDPITGQEVGGQELDPGSGGNGEGGEGEAGGGNGGGKGGAGRPGRRGGVDGGGGADGGGSGVSGPETLAVTREGSVRRSSSSKSRICWQ
- a CDS encoding type II secretion system protein J gives rise to the protein MKRNRGFTLVELLVAIGILAMVAVLGWRGLDGIVRARAALTDQMEMTRGMQLAFAQMQSDCEHAASASVLGRRPFLLGEDNRLTLVRTVFNENEPARLQVIAYRLVNGALLRRESIATRDLLQLDALWQASVSDLDTTGAVTLQRNVESMGVLVWQNNGWRRQAEAAAQGGIAQPIGGLQVVLATRGYPQPLTKSFLLGSI